From Asterias rubens unplaced genomic scaffold, eAstRub1.3, whole genome shotgun sequence:
TGTGCAGACTACTGAGTACTGGCCGGATCATTGCAGTGACTGCAggtattacattgttttattattgtttggtAGGCTCAAATGATTGACAAAAACGAATTATGTATGATTGTGGAATAATTTTCTTATGGGTATTGTTGATGAACTAAAATAGTTAAACTTTCCGCCTTCGTGGCCCGTCTTCATGACCACCAAATGTTACACATGCAGTTTCACAACTTACTTTAGCCTATTATTAAGAACACTGTGGTAATTGGGTATAAATATGCGACACAAAATACTCTTAGGATGGTGTGGGCCGACCGGAGTTTAACCACTACTTATAGGGGGCTGTTTGGGATTATTTCGATGTTTGTGCCTTTGGGAAatatggtgggggggggggggggggcaaagacaGTAACTTGTTGGCAATGTATATCTCCTCCATGTATCAAATGTTTTGATGTAACAAActcagtttgttgttgtttttcccccCTGTTTTCGCTCCGGAAGGGCGCCATCAACCATCAGTGCATACAtttagtgtgtacatgtactatacttgtagatttgtttgtcatttttagGAAACAAGTTGgcatacttcacaaaaatgctTTGAAGGTAACATTAACGGTTTCCTGACATTAACGTTTTTCTATTTTATGCACTGTTCAACATGTGTCTGATATGGTTGTTACTTGATGAATAGTGACTGGTGTCCATTTTACTCTTGCCTGCAGGTATTCAGTGTGgttacatgtaggctacatgtcATTAATCTACTTTTAAGATAATCTGGATAGAATTCGATTCGTAAGTATTTCATAGTTGTATTGCAATTTTATCTGAAATGTTTATAAAGTTGTTACCTGAAGAATATTTCTGTTCGAAAATGCTTTCACATAATTGTGGACAAGACCTcgaaaaatatatttcaaaaaggTAAATATCACTTGATTGCTACAGTTCACGCGAATGCAACTGAAACCGTTGTTTTCTAGAGCATGTAAACACTGAATTTGAGAAAATTTCTAAAGATTTCTTGTTCTCAGAAAGCCTACTTTGAACAATGAATTAGATGATTGCAATGTCAAAAGGTACCCATTCAGAAACAGGACAAGAAATTCTCTCATGTACAAATAATTTCCATCAAAGcgttttgtaaacatttcagtCCGTTCTAGAGGGCAACCGCGgttgttttttatcaaacttcttttgttcttttattcCATCAGAGTCTGCGCCGTAGGTGTACCCATAATGGATCAGGATGAAATGGATGCGGCGattaaagtttatttttctaTGGGATTAACTTACAAGGACATAATCAACGTAATGGCTATTGAGCACGGTGTTGTAATATCACTACGTCATTTGAAAAGAATGTTGAGACAAATGGGTCTATTCAGAAGGAAAAATTATAGCAACATTGGAGACTTAATAGATTTTGTTCAGTCACAGATAGCAAATTCGGGGCAACTACATGGTTACAGATGGATGTACGAAAAATGCCTAGCACATAACCTACACTGCAAAAAGGAGGACATCCGCGTAATCCTTGGTATTTTGGATTCGGAGGGAACTGCTCAAAGACGGAAACGGAGGTTGCTGCGTCGATCTTACTCATCGAAGGGCCCCGACTACGTTTGGCACATTGATGGCTATGACAAGTTAAGCCGATATGGCATCTGCATCAGTGGCTGTGTAGATGGCTTTTCTCGACGAGTTATGTGGCTGAATGCATATTACACGAACTCTGACCCAAAGATAATCGGGGGATACTACCTAGAAGTGGTAGAATCACTTGGTGGATGTCCACGGCTCGTTCGCGGCGATGCAGGAACTGAAAATATATATGTCCGTGACATTCAGAGGTTTTTACGGCTAGATAACGATGACGCCATGGCAGGTTACAACAGCTACATGGAAGGAAGAAGTACTGCCAATCAACGTATAGAGTATTGGTGGTCCTTTCTTAGAAGAGAGTGCACGGATTACTGGATTCGTCTGTTCAGGCGCCTTCTTGACCAAGGCGATTTCAGCGGCACATTTTTGGATGTGAACTTAATGCAATTCTGCTTTATGCATGTCATTCAGGTAGGTATAAATTGACATGATTCTACTAAGGTTTAATTCCACTAACTACTACTGTTCTCACTTGAACAAGGAGTGGACATGTAAGCCCCCTTTTCACCCTCAATGGAGTTAAATGTAGTGTGGATATGAAGTGCATACAATACTTTAGACATTGCGAAAAACACACAATCCTTACTAACGCAGTAAATACA
This genomic window contains:
- the LOC117306303 gene encoding uncharacterized protein LOC117306303, with protein sequence MDQDEMDAAIKVYFSMGLTYKDIINVMAIEHGVVISLRHLKRMLRQMGLFRRKNYSNIGDLIDFVQSQIANSGQLHGYRWMYEKCLAHNLHCKKEDIRVILGILDSEGTAQRRKRRLLRRSYSSKGPDYVWHIDGYDKLSRYGICISGCVDGFSRRVMWLNAYYTNSDPKIIGGYYLEVVESLGGCPRLVRGDAGTENIYVRDIQRFLRLDNDDAMAGYNSYMEGRSTANQRIEYWWSFLRRECTDYWIRLFRRLLDQGDFSGTFLDVNLMQFCFMHVIQDELDSIMEIWNRHLIHPSRNANSPSGRPDVLYHMPELYGTISYLCEVPSHQTAVCKEECSFRGPVPCDRDVYDLSCMVMKENRYQYPNDSDSAVFLYLELRRTISAAIV